The Nicotiana tomentosiformis chromosome 9, ASM39032v3, whole genome shotgun sequence genome contains the following window.
TTGGGTCAAATTCAACTTTCAGGATCGCTTTCTAATTGTTTAGGAAACGTTACTTCCCTTAGGAGGATACTTCTAGGTTCCAATAAATTGAGTTCCAATATACCAGCAAGCTTATGAAACCTGAAAGATATGATGATTCTTGATTTATCTTCAAACAACATGTGTTTGTTCTTTACCTCCATAAATTGGAAATCTAAAGGCCGCGATACAGATGGATCTGTTAATGAATCAATTTTTAGATGGCATTCCTAAAGAAATTGAAAGCTTGCAAAACTTGATGTACATTTTTTTGAGACACAACAAGTTGCAAGGATCTATACCTGACTCAATGAGCAACGTGGTAGGTCTGGAATTCCTAAATCTTTCTCATAATAATATATCAGGAACCATTCCAAGGtcttttaaaaaatttcaatACCTGAAGTATTTCAATATCTCTTACAACAAGTTGTATGGTAAAATACCCTCTGGGGGTCCTTTCAAGAAACTCTCAAGTCAGTTTTTTCTCTTCAACGAAGCATTATGTGGTTCTCCGAGATTTAGTGTCTCGCCATGCCCCATTTCTTCCAAGCATAGGTCAAATAGGAGAAAAACGCTTATATTTCTTCTAGTGGGAACTGCACTATCATTTGTTCCTATCACCTTTGTACTTGTATGGATAAGGTATAGGAAAGGTAAAAGAGCTCCTCAACAAGCTGATTCATTGTCTATAACAACAAGAGGAAGAATTTCATATTATGAACTGCTCCAAGCAACTGATTCGTTTAGCGAGAGCAATCTGATTGGTTCTGGGAGTTTTGGCTCTGTCTACAAAGGCATGCTCAGTAGTGGGACTGCTATTGCAGTTAAAGTGTTCAATCTGCAATTGGAAGCGTTCAAGAGTTTTGATACAGAATGTGATGTTTTGCGTAACCTCCATAATAGGAATCTCACAAAAGTCATCACTAGTTGTTCCAACCTTGATTTTAAGGCTTTAGTACTCGAGTACATGCCCAATGGAAGCCTCGATAAGTGGTTGTAATCACACAACTACTTCTTAGACATCATGCAGAGACTGAACATAATGATAGATGTGGCATGTGCATTGGAATATCTCCACCATGAGTGCTCATCACCTATGATTCACTCCACCGCAATCACAACCTTTGGTTGTGAGTTGTTTAAATTGTTTAGTTGAATTCCGTGAATACAAATAGACAAGTTAAAATATAAATGTTTGACATGGGAAAGACATTTACATGATacaattgaaaaataattaataaaaatttccaACGAGTTATTAGCAGAAATATAACAGCAAGACAACAAACTAATTAATGACAAtagcaaaaaaaacaaaaaacatatCACAGAGAGTTCTTATTGATCAAGACAACCTCTTTCTTGTATCTTGTTTTGTTTGACTATCCAGAAATACAATTCTCTAATTAGAGAGTAAGAGATTGATTTCTTAGATGGGATACAATGTGGATGAATAGGGAATTTAAATAGTAAAACTATCTGTAACTGCTACTCCCCTTAATATCTCACCTGCCCGTTATCCCCCATTAACTGTCTTCTCCGAACATTACGCTAAGAATCTGTATCATGGAATTATTAAATCCGGCTTTATTCCCCAGGTAAATGGCACTTCTCTTGTAGTGTATACTTATTATGTATCTTCTCGAGAAATCTTCTGTGCTGCTCATAAATGATTACGATACAAATGATATCGGTATTGATGATTATTGTATAAATGATACCGATGCTAAATAACTCTCAACTCAATACCGGGCTCATATTTTGTGTGTTCTTCCAATATTATTGATATATATCGAGATTCAGTTAATCCGCATGGAGAGACAATTTCTTACCATTGTAATACAATCATTAGAAGTTTAATAAGTTGGTCAATGAAATGagtaaaaatcatagaaaattaGGTTCAAATCCTAACAAAAGGTGATTTCTTCTCATCCATTGAAATTTTGGTCTCGATATAACTAGTGTATATGATGTTCTAGTAGATATAACACTGCTTTTGACCGCACAGTTGTAGAGAAAATGGAATAAAGGTTTTCTCCGATGAAGTACACTGAAAAGAAAGCAAGACTTGGATGACTTGTAGTCTTGCATAAGTCTTTGGGGGGTCGATTAGATGTTTATAGTTACAGGATCATGTTGATGGAAACGTTTACATGGAAAAGTCCTAATGGTGAAATTTTCAAGGGAAATCTTAGCTTGAAGCAATAGGTGTTCGCTCCCAGAGGCAGTAATAGATGTTGTAGACGCCAACttgagaatgaagaaggatatagttgcatatgtagctcggtgtctgaattgtctgcaagttaagtacgagcatcagagacctggtggttagagcatatcactatggattttgttgttgggctcccacggactcagagaaaattcgacacagtttgggtcattgtggacaggttgaccaatttagcacatttcattccattggcagttacctattcttcagagcgattagctgaaatttacattcgtgagattgtacgccttcacagtgtgcccgtgtctatcatttctgattgaggtacgcagttcacttcgcacttctggagggttgtacagagtgagttaggcatgcgggttgagttgagtacaatatttcatccacagaaaGCTAGACAgtctgaacgcactattcagatattggaaaatatgcttcgcgcttgtgttatagactttggaggttcttgggatcaattcttgccacttgcggagtttgcctataataatagctactagtcgagcattcagatggctcggTATGAAGCATtgtacgggaggcgatgtcgttcgctagttggctggttttaaccgggagaggctcggtttttGGGTACCattttggtacaggatgccttggataaggtcaaaattatttaggatcgacttcgcacagcttagtTTAGGCAAaggagttatgccgaccgtaaggttcgtgatattgcattcatggttggagaaagaatattgctccggatttcacctatgaaaggtataatgaggtttggaaataagggcaagttgagcactAGCTATATAGGACTGTTCGAAATTTTTGAAAaggtgggcgaagtagcctacaggcttgcattaccacctagtttatcagcgcttcatccggtgttccatgtgtctatgctccaaatatatcatggtgatccgtcctatgtgttaaatttcagcttagtccaattggacaaggatttgacttacgaagaggagctggtagctattctagcctggcaggtccgacaattgaaGTCTA
Protein-coding sequences here:
- the LOC104091835 gene encoding probable LRR receptor-like serine/threonine-protein kinase At3g47570; the protein is MDLLMNQFLDGIPKEIESLQNLMYIFLRHNKLQGSIPDSMSNVVGLEFLNLSHNNISGTIPRSFKKFQYLKYFNISYNKLYGKIPSGGPFKKLSSQFFLFNEALCGSPRFSVSPCPISSKHRSNRRKTLIFLLVGTALSFVPITFVLVWIRYRKGKRAPQQADSLSITTRGRISYYELLQATDSFSESNLIGSGSFGSVYKGMLSSGTAIAVKVFNLQLEAFKSFDTECDVLRNLHNRNLTKVITSCSNLDFKALVLEYMPNGSLDKWL